CGCTGACCGATCTGGATGTGGTGATGGTGGACGACGGCCCGCCCGCGGGCGGGGGCGGGGACGCCTTGGCCGCACGGGGCGGGCCCGCCGCTCCCGCCCGCCGTTTCGCCGAGCGGGACCCACGGTTCCGGATCGTCCACCACCCCGGGGGGCCGCCGGCCCCCGGCTGCGGCGCGCTCCGCAACACCGGTGCCCGGCACGCCTATCCGCACACCGGCTATCTGGCCTTCCTCGACGCCGACGATGTGCTGCTGCCGCGCGCGTACGAGGATCTGGTCGGGCTGCTGGACCGGTCCGGCGCGGATCTGGCGACCGGCAACGTCTACCGGCTCGGTGCGGCCGGCCGCAGCCAGTCGGCCCGTCATCCGGCCACCCGCGCCACCGCGCTGCGCACCCGCCTCCGCGACGACCTGACCCTGCTGTCCGACGACTTCGCCCGCAACAAGGTCTTCCGCCGCACCTTCTGGGACAAGCACCAATTCACCTTCCCCGAGGGTGAGTTGTGCCATGACGCGGCGGTGACGCTGCCCGCGCTCTTCCTGGCCGACGCGGTCGACGTCCTGCGGGAGCACGTCTGTTACTGGCGGCTGCCGGAAGGGCCCGACCGCCACCACAGGCCCGATGCCCGGGGCGTACGGGACCGGTTCGCGGCGGTGGCCGGCATCCGGCGCTTCCTCGCCGATCCGGCCCACGCCCGGCTGCGTGGCTATCAGCGCGACTACGACCGTGCGCAGCTCACCGACGGGCTGCTCGATCTGGTCGAGGCGCTGCCGGCGGCCGCGCCGGAGTGCCGGACCGCGTTCCTCGACTGCGCCCGCGACTTCCTCTCCGGTGTCGATCCGCGGCTGTTCCCCACGCTCCCCGTCGAGCTGCGGATGCGCTGGTATCTGATCCGTGCCGGGCGGCTGGCCGATCTGCTCACCCTGCTCACCCATGAGGCCCGTAACCCGGCCGGGTTCGCCGTCGCGGGGCCGCCGCTGCGCAAGCGCGCGGTGCTGCCGCTGACCCCGCCGCTGGAGCTGCCGCCGGGGGTGACCCGGCTGGACCGCGCCGACTTCCCCGTACGGGCCCGGGTCAGGGAGGCGGAGTGGCGCGGCGGTGTGCTGGTGCTGCGCGGCTACGCCTATATCCGGAATCTGGATGCCGCGACCCGGCACAGCTATCTCAGGACGGCCGTGCTGTCGTGCGGGCGGCGCCGGATCCTGCTGCCGCTGCGGCCGGTGGCGATGCCGGAGGCGACCGCCGAGTCCGGGCAGGAGCTGCACTGTTACGACTGGTCGGGCTTCGAGCTGCGGCTCGATCCGGCGCGGCTTCGCAAGGGCGGGCGCTGGGAGGAGAGCGACTGGTCGGTGGGGGTGCTGCTGGCGTCGGCCGGGGTGGTGCGGGCCGCGGCGCTGCACGCCGCCGAGACCGGCTCCGGGGCCGCCCCGTGCGCCCGTGAACTGCCCGGGGACGGTACGGGTGCCGTGCGGATCACGCCCTGGTACCCGGACGGGCGGCTGCGGCTGTCGGTGGTCCGTCCGGCCCGGCGGCTGACCGGCCACCGGGCGGCGGCCGGCACCCTGGACCTGACGGTCACCACAGCCGGCCCGCCGCCCACCGCCCTGCGGCTGACCCATCAGGGGACCGGCACGGTGGTGTCGTTCCCGGTGGAAGCGGAACCTCCGGCGGGAACGGGACCGGGACCGGGTGCGCGGCCGGGAACGGGACCGGGGCAGGCGAACGGCGCGCCCGGCGCCGCGCCCCCCGCCGTCCCCGGGGCCGTGCCCCGCGCCCCCTCCCCGCCCCTGATCTTCCGTATCCGTCTCGACGCGCTGGCCGCCGCGCGGCCCCCGCGGGACGGTGCGCCGCGAGCGATCCCCCCGGTTCACACCGAGAGCTGGGCGGCCGAGGTGGTGCTGCCCGGCGGCGGCACCGACCCGATCGCCTGTGACCTCGCTCTGGCGCCGGCCGCCCATCCGCTGCCGCACGGCCGCGAGCTGGTCGTGGCGGCCGGGCCGGCCGGGAACCTGGTCCTGCACGACCGGACCCCGCAGCCGTATCTGGACCGGGCGCTGTGGCGGGCGGACGGCACCCTGCTGGTGGCGGGCGCGCTGCCCGGCGCCGCGCCGCTCGCCACCGAACTGGTTCTCAAGCACGGGGCGCACGCCGCGGAGCTGGCCTTCCCCACCACGCACGACGAGGGCCGGTTCCACGCCACGCTGCCGCTCGGCGCGCTGCCCTCGCTGGCCGGTCCGCTGCCGCTGCGTGAGGGCCGCTGGACGTTGCATCTGCGCGAGCGGGGCGCGCCCGGCTCCGCGCTGGACGCCCCGGTCCGCGCCCTGCCGTCCCTCCTGGAGGGGCTGCCGACGACCCGTACGGTGCGCGGCAAGCCGCTCACCCTCGACCGGCACCGGCACGACGAAGCGCTCGTGGTGGCGGGTCCTGCGCTGCCCGCCACCGACCGCGGCCCCTACCGTCGCCGGATGCTGCGCGAGCAGCACTATGCGCTGCACCGTTCCCGCCCGCTGCGCGACACCGTCCTCTACAGCAGCTTCGGCGGCCGGGCGTACGGGGATTCCCCGCGGGCGGTGCACGAGGAGCTGGTGCGCCGGGGCATGGACGTGGAGCATCTGTGGGCGGTGCGTGACGCGCAGACCGCGGTGCCGGAGACGGCCCGTGCGGTGCTGGTGGGCAGCGCCGAGTGGCACGGGGCGCTGGCGCACAGCCGCTGGGTGGTCACCAACACCCATCTGCCCCGGTGGTTCACCCGGCGCGGGGGGCAGCGCATCATCCAGACCTGGCACGGCACCCCGCTCAAGCGGATCGGCGCCGATCTGGCCGGGACGCTGTGCGCGGGGCTGGCGCATCTGGCGCCGCGGCCGCGGGTCAGCCGGCAGTGGAGCGTGCTGCTGTCGCCGAACGCGCACAGCACACCGGTGCTGCGCTCGGCGCTGGGCTACTCCGGGCGGCTGCTGGAGACCGGGCTGCCGCGCACCGATGCCTTCTTCGCCGCCGACCGTGACCTCAGGGCGGCCGCGGTCCGCGAGCGCCTGGGCATCGAGCCGGGCAGGAAGGTGGTGCTGTACGCGCCGACCCCGCGTGACGATCTCGCCTACGACGCGGGCCACCACCGGCTGCATCTGCCGCTCGATCTGGAGCTGGCGCGGCGGGAGCTGGCGGACGACCATGTGCTGCTGGTGCGCTCGCATCCGCTGGTGGCCGACCGGCTGCCCGCCCACCACGCGCCGTTCGCGCTCGACGTGTCCGCGCACCCGGACGCCACCGAGCTGCTGCTGGCGGCGGATGTCCTGGTCACCGACTACTCGTCGCTGGCCGCCGACTTCGCCAACACCGGGCGTCCGATGCTCTTTCTGACGCCCGATCTGCCGCACTACCGCGACACCCTGCGCGGCTTCACCCTCGACTTCGAGGCCCGGGTGCCGGGTCCGCTGCTCACCTCGACCGGTGAACTGATCGACGCGCTGGGCGGCTTGGAGGAGATTGCCGCCGCGGGGGCGGATGCGTACGCGGATTTCCGGGAAGCGTTCTGTCACCGGGACGACGGGGGTGCGGCCGGCCGGGTCGCGGATCTGATGGAGCGGTGACCGGGGCCGGTCCGTCGCAAGGTGGTGGCGTGCGGATCAACATCGTGCGGCACCCGCGTCGTTACAGCATGTGCAGGCGCCCTTACGGGTCTGCACACCCCCGGGCCCCGGCTCCCGCCCGTAAGAAGACGGCAAGAGGGCGGGAAAAGGGGAGTAAGGGGTGCAACCGCTCGACGGGATTCGCCCTCTGAACCATCGGAAAAAGGTTCGGACCCCGCTCGCGCCAAGAGATGCTGTCGACACGAAATGTAGATTCAGTGACTGTGAAAGAAGCCCTCGATCCGCTGACGGGGCCCACCATCACGCCTTCCGCGCAGGTCAGCATCGTCGTCATCGCCTTCAACGATGCCGGTCATGTCTGCGATGCGGTGCGCTCCGCGCTCGCGCAGGGGCCTCCGGGCGAAACGGTCACCGAAGTGATCGCGGTGAACGACGCCTCCACCGATGGCACCGGAGCCGCCCTGAACGCCCTCGCCCACGGCGAACCGCGGCTGCGGGTGATCCACCGCGACACGAACAGCGGCGGCTGCGGCACTCCACGCAACGACGGTCTGCGGGCGGCCACCGGGCGCTTCGTGATGTTCCTCGACAGCGACGATGTGCTGCCCCCGGGTGCGGCCCGGGCGCTGCTGGCCGCCGCTGGTGAGCACGACGCCCCGGTCGTGGCCGGCGCCTGCGTACGCCGTGAGCTGCCCGCGCACCGTGACGTCCCCTGGCAGCCGGGCCTCTACCGCGAGACGGCGGTGCACAGTTCCCCCGGCGCGGCGCCGCAGCTGGTCCGGGACACG
This portion of the Streptomyces sp. 2114.4 genome encodes:
- a CDS encoding CDP-glycerol glycerophosphotransferase family protein, with amino-acid sequence MKPRLTVVVPVHRIEGSERNVEECLESVAAQTLTDLDVVMVDDGPPAGGGGDALAARGGPAAPARRFAERDPRFRIVHHPGGPPAPGCGALRNTGARHAYPHTGYLAFLDADDVLLPRAYEDLVGLLDRSGADLATGNVYRLGAAGRSQSARHPATRATALRTRLRDDLTLLSDDFARNKVFRRTFWDKHQFTFPEGELCHDAAVTLPALFLADAVDVLREHVCYWRLPEGPDRHHRPDARGVRDRFAAVAGIRRFLADPAHARLRGYQRDYDRAQLTDGLLDLVEALPAAAPECRTAFLDCARDFLSGVDPRLFPTLPVELRMRWYLIRAGRLADLLTLLTHEARNPAGFAVAGPPLRKRAVLPLTPPLELPPGVTRLDRADFPVRARVREAEWRGGVLVLRGYAYIRNLDAATRHSYLRTAVLSCGRRRILLPLRPVAMPEATAESGQELHCYDWSGFELRLDPARLRKGGRWEESDWSVGVLLASAGVVRAAALHAAETGSGAAPCARELPGDGTGAVRITPWYPDGRLRLSVVRPARRLTGHRAAAGTLDLTVTTAGPPPTALRLTHQGTGTVVSFPVEAEPPAGTGPGPGARPGTGPGQANGAPGAAPPAVPGAVPRAPSPPLIFRIRLDALAAARPPRDGAPRAIPPVHTESWAAEVVLPGGGTDPIACDLALAPAAHPLPHGRELVVAAGPAGNLVLHDRTPQPYLDRALWRADGTLLVAGALPGAAPLATELVLKHGAHAAELAFPTTHDEGRFHATLPLGALPSLAGPLPLREGRWTLHLRERGAPGSALDAPVRALPSLLEGLPTTRTVRGKPLTLDRHRHDEALVVAGPALPATDRGPYRRRMLREQHYALHRSRPLRDTVLYSSFGGRAYGDSPRAVHEELVRRGMDVEHLWAVRDAQTAVPETARAVLVGSAEWHGALAHSRWVVTNTHLPRWFTRRGGQRIIQTWHGTPLKRIGADLAGTLCAGLAHLAPRPRVSRQWSVLLSPNAHSTPVLRSALGYSGRLLETGLPRTDAFFAADRDLRAAAVRERLGIEPGRKVVLYAPTPRDDLAYDAGHHRLHLPLDLELARRELADDHVLLVRSHPLVADRLPAHHAPFALDVSAHPDATELLLAADVLVTDYSSLAADFANTGRPMLFLTPDLPHYRDTLRGFTLDFEARVPGPLLTSTGELIDALGGLEEIAAAGADAYADFREAFCHRDDGGAAGRVADLMER